In a genomic window of Streptomyces sp. NBC_01142:
- a CDS encoding LuxR family transcriptional regulator, which translates to MRVYGQIAEGGQIDDDAGPTAERLLTSGLILQDPFQPSGFVAVPFSEIETRLRETVQHQLEETARQLAEIPVLVEQLRTCRHARGGDGIAQWIEGKDAVNAAISLAVQSSRHELLSAQPGPRPKRVIKLSTDRDRAAVERGVAVRTIYNASSRSNPAAVDRVNELTPLGAAFRTLPRAFMRLILIDREFAIIEDHADGRPSFEGAYLVRDRAVCGFLAAAFEVEWQLGLDWHSEEPAAQPRPAVTTPLQRTILRELCAGKDQQQIAKILGYSAKTVNSALSDLRTRLGVATVYQLVAWWAGPEGVAEQSVDQG; encoded by the coding sequence ATGCGCGTGTATGGGCAGATCGCCGAAGGGGGTCAGATCGACGATGACGCTGGGCCGACCGCCGAACGGCTCCTCACCTCCGGCCTCATCCTGCAAGATCCTTTCCAGCCAAGCGGGTTTGTCGCGGTCCCATTCAGCGAGATCGAGACGCGCCTGCGCGAGACCGTGCAGCATCAGCTCGAAGAGACCGCACGGCAGCTTGCAGAAATCCCCGTGCTGGTCGAGCAGTTGCGAACATGCCGGCACGCCCGGGGCGGTGACGGTATCGCCCAGTGGATTGAGGGCAAGGACGCCGTGAACGCCGCGATCTCCCTCGCCGTTCAGTCCTCCCGGCATGAGCTGCTGTCCGCTCAGCCCGGACCCCGGCCCAAGCGAGTGATCAAGCTGTCGACAGACAGGGATCGAGCCGCAGTCGAGCGAGGCGTCGCGGTTCGCACCATCTACAACGCGAGCAGCCGCTCGAACCCCGCGGCGGTCGATCGCGTCAACGAGCTGACGCCGCTCGGCGCGGCGTTCCGTACGCTTCCCCGCGCCTTCATGCGGCTGATCCTGATCGACCGAGAATTTGCGATCATCGAGGACCACGCCGACGGGCGCCCGAGCTTCGAAGGCGCCTACCTCGTGAGGGACCGGGCGGTGTGTGGGTTCTTGGCCGCGGCGTTCGAAGTCGAGTGGCAGCTCGGGCTCGACTGGCACAGCGAGGAACCCGCTGCGCAGCCACGCCCCGCCGTGACGACTCCCCTACAGCGCACAATCCTGCGTGAGCTTTGCGCGGGGAAGGATCAGCAGCAGATTGCGAAGATCCTCGGCTACAGCGCGAAGACGGTCAATTCTGCATTGAGCGATCTTCGGACGCGGCTCGGAGTGGCCACCGTCTATCAGCTCGTCGCATGGTGGGCGGGCCCCGAGGGTGTGGCCGAGCAGTCAGTCGATCAGGGCTAG